The genomic stretch TCGACGTCTTCTTCGACAACGTGGGTGGCGAGCACCTCGAGGCGGCCGTCGGGGCGCTGCGGCTGCACGGACGCGCGGCCATCTGCGGCTCGATCTCCACGTACAACGCCGTCACGCCGCCGGCCGGCCCCCGCAACCTCTCGCTGCTGGTGGCCAACCGGCTCACGCTGCGCGGGTTCCTGGTCGGCGACCACGCAGACCTGCGGGAGGAGTTCGTCGAGAAGGTGTCGCTGCTGCTGCGCTCGGGTCAGCTCGTGGTGCGCGAGACCGTGCGGAACGGGCTCGAGGACGCCGTTCCGGCGTTCCTCGACCTCCTGCGCGGCGGCAACACCGGCAAGATGCTCGTCCGGCTGGCCGAGGACTGACCGCCCCGCCGGCGGGGCAGTGTCGGTGCCATGTGGCTCTTCTTCACCCGCCGGCTGCGCATGTGGCTGATCCTGACCGTCGTCGTGCCGTTCGCGACCGGCGTGCTGCGGAAGGTGGGTCGCCGGCTGGAGCGGAACGGCGGCCCGACGCGGGTCAGCCGGGCGCTGCTCAAGGCCGGCGACCTGGGTGACCGTGCCCGGGCGACGCTGCGCGGTGGCCGCGGCAGTCAGGAGAAGAGGGCGCTGTAACCGTTGAGCGCCGGCTGCCCGCCGAGGTGGGCGTAGAGCACGGTGCACGACGGGTCGATCTCGTGCCGCTGCACCAGGTCGATCGTGGCGGCCATCGACTTCCCCTCGTAGACCGGGTCGGTGACCATGCCCTCGGTGCGGGCCGCGAGCTTCATCGCGTCGAGGGTGGCCTCGTCGGGGATGCCGTAGACACCCGCGTGGTACCGCTCGTCGAGCTCGACGTCGTCGAGGGTCAGCTCCCGCTGGACGCCGATCGCCTTCGCCGTGCGACGCGCGATCCGCAGCACCTGGTCCCGGGTCTCGGCCGGCTTGGCCGAGGCGTCGACGCCGAGCACGCGGCGCGGGCGGGCACCCTGCTCCTCCAGCTGGGCGAAGCCGGCCACCATCCCGGCCTGGGTCGAGCCGGTGACCGAGCAGACCACCACCGTGTCGAAGAAGACGCCGAGCTCGGCCTCCTGCGCGGCCACCTCGTGCGCCCAGTTCGCGAAGCCGTGGCCGCCGAGCGGGTGGTCGGAGGCGCCGGCCGGGATCGCGTAGGGCTTGCCGCCCCGCTCTTCGATCTCCCGCAGGGCGGACTCCCAGCTCTCCTTGAACCCGATGCCGAAGCCGGCCCTGACCAGCCGGACGTCGGCACCGGCCAGCCCGGCTGATCAGGATGTTGCCCACCTTGTCGTAGACGGCGTCCGGCCAGTCGACCCAGCTCTCCTGCACGAGCACGCACTTCAGCCCGACGCGGGCGGCGACGGCGGCCACCTGCCGGGTGTGGTTGCTCTGGACGCCGCCGATCGACACCAGGGTGTCGCAGCCCTGCTCGAGCGCCTCGGCGACGAGGTACTCGAGCTTGCGGGTCTTGTTGCCCCCGAACGCGATGCCGGAGTTCACGTCCTCGCGCTTGGCCCAGACGGCGGCGCCGCCGAGGTGCTCGGTCAGCCGGTCGAGCCGGTGCACCGGCGAGGGACCGAACAGCAGCGGGTAGCGCGGGAAGTCAGACAGTCCCATCGGTGGTCTCCTCCAGCTCGGACAGCAGCGCCGTCCAGATCTCGGTGGTGGTGACGACGGCGCCGTCGACGTCGTGCGCCGCGCACGCGGCGATGAGGCGGTCGTGCAGCTCGACCGACGGGTGGCCGGGGGCGCCGAAGCGCTGGCGCTCCAGCCGGCGGATGGTCGCGGTGTACCGCTCGACGGTCGCGAGGACGGCCGCGTTGCCGCACCGGGCGAGCAGCACGCCGTGCAGCCGGTCGTCCGCCGCCAGGGCGGCCTCCAGGTCGCCGGCGTCCACCGCGGCCGCGAAATCGGCGTTCGCGCGGCGCATGGCGGCGAGGTCGTCGTCGTCGACCAGAGCCGCTGCCTCCCGGGCCGCGACCTCGTGCATGGCCCGGACGACGACGGCCGCATCCCGCACCTGGGCGGGCACCAACGGCGTCACGCGGGTGTGGCTCTGCGGTTTCGCCTCGACCAGCCCTTCGTCGGCGAGGCGCGCCAGGGCTGCCCGGACGGGAGCGACGGAGAGGCCCAGCCGCGTGGCCAGCTGGGCATCCTTGACGACCGCTCCGGGCGCCAGGTCGCCGACGACGATCGCCTCGCGGATGCGGGTCAGCGCGACGTCGCGGAGCAGCACGCGGTCGATGGGCCCCAGTGCCGACACAACTGACATTTCAGATGTCAGCGGGGGATCCGTCAAGGGGGTGAGCAACGACAGGTCGTCGTGCCGCACGCCGTCGCGCAGCCGTACGACCGGCGCAGGTGGCCCTCGTAGATGAGCCCGGCGTCAGCTCTCCGCGGAACCCGGCTCGGTCATCGGCTTGTGCGCCTTGCCGGCCACCGAGTCGGGGAGGACGGCGGAGAGCTTGCCCATGACCTTGCTCTTCAGCGTGCCCGCGAACACCGACGCCTCCCCTTCATGAGGCCCTCGAACCCCTGGCGCGCGACGAGCGCCGGGTCGTCCTTGTTCGGGTCGGCGCCCAGCTTGGTGTCGGTGAGGTCGCCGCGGTCGAAGAACTCGGTCTCGGTGGGGCCGGGCAGCAGCGCGGTCACCGTCACGCCGGTGTCCTCGAGCTCCTCCCGGATCCCGAGCGCGAACGCCTGGTCGAAGGCCTCGACGCCGCGTACACGGCCTGGAACGGCTCCGGCGCCTGCGAGGCGATGGACGACGTGATGAGGATCCGTCCCTCGCCGCGCGCCACCATGTCCCGGACGACGTGCTTGGCCAGGTGCACGATGGACCGGCAGTTCAGGTCCACGATCTCGAGTTCGCGGTCGAGATCGGTCTCGGCGAACGCGCCGCCGATCCCGACGCCGGCGTTCAGCGCGGCGGCATCGAGCGGACGGCCGGCGCCGCGCACCGCCGCGGCCAGCCGTTCGACGTCCTCGGGTCTGGTGAGGTCGACGCTGACCGGGGCGACCGTGGCCCCCATGCCGCGGAGCTCCTCGACCGCGTCGTCGAGCTCGACGTCCTCGGCGGCCACGATCAGGTCGAAGCCGTTGTCGGCGAACTGCTTGGCCAGCTCGCGGCCGATGCCGCTGGAGGCACCGGTGACGAGCGCGAGCGGGCGGGTGGCGGGCAGCGTCATGACCCCTCCTTGCCCCGACCGGCTCGCGCTCACCCGCCGTCGTGCGATCGAGGTGCGTCGGTATCAGGCTCTCGACGCAGGGCAACCATCGGACAGCCGGACTCCGCAAGGCTCCGGCGACGACGGGTCCACGCGAACCGCATGGAGTCCCCCAGCACGTCGCTGACTGGCACCGATGGAGCGGGAGGTCCCTCAGACAGGGGTCGAGACGCCCACGCCGCCGCGGGTGTCCGCCCCGTAGCGCTCGATCTCCCGGGCCAGGTCCAGTGGCGCCGTGATGGCCGCGCCCTCGGTGACCGCGGGGGTGATCAGGTGGGCCGGAAGCAGCCAGGACACCTCGAACTCCAGACCGTCGGGGTCCTGGGCGTACAGGGCCTTCGTGGTCGCGTGGTCGGACTCGCCGACCAGGGCACCGGCGCGCAGCAGGGCGTCGCGGATGCGGGACAGCTCGGCGAGCGTGTCCACCTCCCACGCGAGGTGGTAGAGCCCGACGGTGCGCCGCCCGGCCTCGGAAGGGCCGGCGCCGGCACCGATCTGGAACAGCCCCAGGTCGTGGTCGTTCGTGGAGCCCTCGGCCTGCAGGAACACCGCGGCACCGGGGATCTCCATCGTCACCCGGAAACCGAGCACGTCGCGGTAGAAGGCGGAACTGCGCTCGACGTCCCGGACGTAGAGGACGGCGTGGTTGAGACGCTGGACGGGCACGGCGGGCTCCTTCGACGGGCTGGTGCGTTCACCCTCACCCAACTTGCATGAACTCTCAAGCATTCCGGGGACCGGGCGTGCCCAGCCGGGTGGGCAGGGCTACGCTCGGCGGCACAACCGAACACACAGCAGGGGAGCGCTTCGGCGCTGAGAGTGCGGGACACCGCAGACCCTCGAACCTGATCCGGGTCATGCCGGCGCAGGGAGTCTGGAGGAAACCATGGCCGAGCAGGCCGTCCGTCCGTCGTCCGACCGTTCCGGCACGCAGCCCGGCCGTCGCTGGCGCACCGTCGACATCGTCGTCACCGCCGTCCTCGGCGTCGCCTTCGGCGTCGTCTTCTGGGCGTGGGGGCTGCTGTGGGCCGCCCTGGACGCGCCCTTCACCGCGTTCCCGCCCGGCCAGGCGGTCATGTACGGCGTCTGGCTGATCCCCGCGGTGCTGGCTCCGCTGATCGTCCGCAAGCCGGGGGCCGCGCTGTTCGCCGAGCTGATCGCGGCGGTCGTCTCGGCCCTCCTCGGTTCGACCTGGGGCACGCTGACCATCGTCTACGGGCTGCTGCAGGGCCTCGCCGGCGAAGCGGGTTTCGCCGCCTTCGGCTACCGGCGGTTCGGGTGGCCGCAGGCGCTCCTCGCTGCCGCGCTCACCGGCGGCACGGCCGCCGTCCTCGACCTGGTCAACTTCTACGCGGACTGGTCCACCGGATGGATGAGCGCCTACGTGCTCCTGGTCGTGCTGAGCACGACGGTCGTCGCCGGCGCCGGCGGCATGGCGCTCCGCCGGGCGCTGCATGCCAGCGGCGCGCTGGCGTCGTTCGGATCCGGCCGCACCCGGGTCTGACCACGACCTCCGAACCGGCCGCCGTCCACCTCACCGGCTGGGGCTTCCGGCACGCCAGCCGGCGGGCCTGGGCGGTCCGGGACGTCGACCTCGTCCTCGAGGCCGGCGAGCGGGTGCTGCTCACCGGCGCCTCGGGCTCGGGCAAGTCCACCCTGCTCCACGCCCTGGCCGGCCTGCTGGGACCGGAGGCCGGCGACCGGGCCGGCGAGCTGCGGGTCACCGGCCGGCCGGCGATCGTGTTCCAGGACCCGGACTCCCAGCTGGTCATGACCCGCGCCGGGGACGACGTCGCGTTCGGCCTCGAGAACGTCGGGACCCCTCCCGAGCGGATCTGGCCGGCCGTCGACCGGGCGCTGGACGCGGTCGGGTTCCCGTACGGCCGCGACCGGGCCACCGCGGCCCTCTCCGGCGGGCAGAAGCAGCGCCTCGTCCTCGCCGGCGCGCTGGCCGGCCGCCCCGGGCTGCTGCTGCTCGACGAGCCGACCGCACAGCTCGACCCGCCGGGCGCGGCCCTGGTCCGGTCGGCGGTCACCCGTGCCGTCGCCGACCGGAGCACGACGCTGCTCGTCGTCGACCACGACGCCGAGGGCTGGCTGCCCCTCGTGGACCGGGTCGTCGAGCTGCTCCCGGACGGTGGGGTGCGCCGGCACGACGCCGGCTGGACGCCCCCGCCGCTCCGGATGCCCGCCCGGCGCACCCACCCCGCGGGAGACCTGCTGCTCAGCGCCGAGGCGGCCGGCTTCACGCACCCCGGCGGAGAGGGCCCTGCCCTTCCGCCGATCGACGTGGCGCTCTCCGCCGGCCGCACCCTCGCCGTCACCGGCCCGAACGGCTCCGGCAAGTCGACGCTGGCGTTGCTGCTCGCCGGTCTGCGGGGGCCCACGACGGGCGTCGTACGAGCGACGGCTGCGCTGACCTCGGGACTGCGCCGTCCGGACCGGCCGCCGCACCGGTGGCGGGCCGACGAGCTGGTCCGCCGCATCGGCAGCGTGTTCCAGCAGCCGGAGCACCAGTTCCTGACCGGCCGGGTCCGCGACGAGCTGGCGCTCGGGCCCCTGCGCGCGGGCTCCGGCGACGCAGCTGCCCACGACCTGGCCGACCAGCTGCTGGAGCGCCTGGGCCTCGCGGCCCTGGCCGACGCCAATCCCTTCACGCTGTCCGGTGGGCAGCAGCGCCGGCTGTCGGTCGCCACCGCCCTGGCCACGCGCCCGGGTGTGGTGGTGCTCGACGAGCCGACCTTCGGACAGGACCGCGACACCTGGGCCGAGCTCGTGGCGCTGCTCGCGGAGCAGCAGGACGAGGGCCGCGCGCTCGTCCTGGTCACCCACGACGCCGCCGTCGTCGGGGCACTGGCCGACGAGGTGCTGGAGTTGCGGCAGGTCGGGCATCCGGTGCCGGCATGACGCTGCCGCTCGCGCTCGGGCCGGTCCGCCCGGTGCCGCTGTCGTCGATCAACCCGGTGGCCCAGCTCGCCGCCATCGCGATCCTGCTGCCGGTCCTGATGATCAGCGGTGACCTGGTCACGCCCTCGCTCGTGCTGGCCGCCGAGGTGTGCCTCCTGCCGGCCGCCGGTCTGGGCACGCCGCGCGCGCTGTGGAGCCGCGCCTGGCCGCTCCTGCTCGGCGCCGCGGGAGTGGCGTGGGTCAACGTCGCCTTCGGGGACGGCGGCTGGCTGTCCGCAGTCGCCCTGGCCGTGCGGGTGCTCGCCCTGGCGCTGCCCGGCATCCTGCTCGTCGCCTCCACCGATCCGGTGCGGCTGGCCGACGCCCTGACCCTGCACTGGCGGGTCTCCGCACGTTTCGCCTACGGCGCCCTCGCGGCCCTGCGGCTGGTGCCGCTGCTGGCCGCCGAGTGGCAGACCATCCGGCTGGCGCGGCGCGCGCGCGGCGTGGAGGCCGGCCGCAACCCCGTCGCACACCTGCGGTTGTTCGCCGGCACGGCCTTCACGCTGCTCGTGGGCGCGCTGCGCCGCGGTTCGCGGCTGGCCACGGCCATGGACGCACGCGGTTTCGACTCCGGGATCCCGCGCACCAACGCCCGCGGCTCCCGGCTGCACCCACGGGACGCCGCGTTCGTCGTGGGCGCAGCGGTCGTGTGCGCCGCCGCGGTGTCCGTCAGCCTGGCGACGGACGCCTGGACGCCGGTGTTCGGCGGCTGACCGGGCGCTACGGTGCGCGCCATGCCTGTGACGAGGCCGGCGACGACGTACGTGGCGCTGCTCCGCGGCATCAACCTGGGCAAGGCGCGCCAGGTTCCCATGCCGCGTCTGACGGAACTGCTCACCGAGCGTGGCCACGAGGACGTGCGGACGCATCTGCGCAGCGGCAACGTCGTCCTGCGCAGCCCGCTCGAAGAGGCCGAGCTCGCCGAGGATCTCTCGACGGCGATCGAGGCGGAGTTCGGCTTCGCCGTCCCGGTCGTGGTGCGGACCGGCGACCAGATCGCTGCCGTGGTCGCGGGCGACCCGTTCGCGACGGTGGCCACCGATCCGGCGCGGTACCTGGTCACCTTCCTGCCGGAGGCGCCCGACCCGGCCCGCGTCGACGCCCTCCCCAGGCCGGACACCGGGGATTTCCTGGTTCGTGGCCGGGAGCTCTACCTCTGGCTGCCCGACGGCATCGCGGGCACCGAACTGGCCTCCTGGAAGTGGGACGACCTGCTCGGCCGCCCCGGCACGGCCCGCAACTGGCGCACGGTCACCAGGCTCGCCGAGCTCGGCAGCGCACGCCCGGGAGGGTGACACGCGTCGCATCAGGTTTGGCGATCAGCCGCACGGCCCATACGCAGTTGTTCGGCCTGCACGCAGGACGGCCGCAGACGGTGCAAGGGGACCAGGACGTGACAGGGCAGGCGGCTGGGTCGGCGTGGCCGACGTCAGCGCCGCCGGCCGCGACCCCGGTCCTCAGCTGGCAGCTGGAGAGCATCACCGAGCTCCCCGTGTGCGCGCCGAGGTCCGGCAGCACCCGGCGGTCGGCGCCGACCGGTCGGCCGACGCCGACGCGCGCGACCAGGTGATCCTCGCCCTGGACGAGATGGCGTCCAACGCGCTGCGGCACGGTGGTGGACGGGTGCGGGCGACGGTCCGCCAGACCCCCGACGCCTTCCTGATCGAGGTGTCCGACGCAGCCGCGTCGGCACCCCCGACGCCCGCGGTCGGGCGCGACCCCAGCGAAGGCGGGCTCGGGCTCTACCTCATCGCCGAGATGTCCACCCAGCACGGCTGGTACGTGCAGGACGGCGCCAAGCACGTGTGGGCGCTGCTGCCCCGCCGGTAGAGGCGCGGTCAGTGCCCCGGCGCGGCGGGGTCGACGAGGTCGGGCACCTGCTGCGGTCCCGCCTCCGCCGGGCGGGGGCGGTCCTCCCGGTGCAGGCGGATCGCCACCAGGGCGATGTCGTCCTGGAGTCCCGCAGGACGCAACCGCTCGATCACCTCGTCGCAGAGCACCGACAGCGGTTCGCCCGCGAGCTCGGCGAGCGCCGACCGCAGGCGCGCGATGCCCTCGTCGAGCGGGAGGTCCCGACCTTCGACCAGACCGTCGGTGTACAGCAGCAGGGTCGCCCCCCGCTCCACCGTGACGACGGAGTCCGTACGGTGCGCCGTCGGATCGACGCCGAGCATCAGCTCGGCCCGCGACGCCGCCAGCGGCTCGATCCGCCCGTCGCGGTGCATCAGCAGCGGTGGCGGGTGACCGGCGTTGGACCACCGCAGCCGGGTCAGCCCGGCCGCGCGCTCCTCCGGCGTCTGCTCGACCCGGGCGATGGCCGCGGTGGCCATGGTGCCCATGCCCAGTCCCTGGATCGCCGCGTCCAGCTCGGTGAGGACGGCGGCCGGCCCCGGTCCCTCCCGGTAGGCGATCCCGCGCAGCATGCCACGCAGCTGTCCCATGGCGGCGGCCGCCGCGGTGTCGTGCCCGACGACGTCACCGATCACGACCATGGTGGCGCCGGACGGCTGGAGGAAGGCGTCGTACCAGTCGCCGCCCACCTCGGCCGCACGCATGGCCGGCCGATACCGGACGACGATCTCTGCGTGGTCGGGCTCGGGTGGCGCGGTGAGCAGGCTGCGCTGCAGATCCTCGGCGAGCCGTCGCTGCTGGTCGTAGAGCCGGGAGTTGTCCAGGGCCAGTGCGACGCGGTCGGCGACCTCGCGGGCCGTGGCGATGTCGTCGGCGTCGGCGATCGGACGGTCCGCCCCGCGGTAGATGCTGAGCGCGCCCACCGTGCGCCCGCGCGCCTGCAGTGACAGCGCGACGGCGGTGCGGGGCGCCAGCTGCCGGAACGCGTCGCTGACCTCTCCGGGTGGCAGCGAGTTGCCGACCGCCGCGGGGACGTCGGCGACGACCATGGCCTGCCCCGAGCGCAGCGCCTCGACGATGGGCGCCGTCGACTGCAGCGCAGCCAGCCGCAGCCGCGCGTAGCGCGCCGCGGCCTCCCGCAGCTCCGGATCGCGGTGCCAGCTGGCGACGTCGTGGAGCTGCCCGTCCTCACCGACCAGGCTGGCGATCACCCAGTCGCCGAGCACCGGGACGACGGCCCTGGTGAGCCGCTGCACCGCCTCCTGCTCGCCGCGGGTCTCCCCCAGGGCGTCGGACACCGCGGAGGCGACGTCGGCGATGACCGCGAGCCGCTCCGCCCCCCGGCGCGCCCGCTCGTCGGCGGCCCGGCGCTCGGTGATGTCGAGGAAGTAGACCGACAGTCCGTCGGGGCTCGGCGAGGCCCGGATCTCGTACCAGGCGTTCAGCGGCGCGGGGTAGTACGCCTCGAACACCCGCTCCTCGCCGCTCTCGACGGCACCCCGGTACTGCACCTCGAAGTCGCTGCCGACGGCCGCGGGGAACAGCTCCCAGATCGAGCTCCCGAGCAGGTCCTCGCGGCGGAGCTGCAGGAGCTGCACCGCCTCCCGGTTGACGTAGGAGAACCGCCACTCCCGGTCGAGGGAGAAGAAGGCGGCGCTCATGGCCTCGAGGACGCGGGAGACCCGTGCGTCGGCCTGCCGACGGCTCGTCGTGTCGAACCCCGCGCCGACCAGCCGGACCGCGGCCCCGTCGTCGCCGGCCAGCGCCCGGCCCCGGCCGGCGATCCAGCGGGTCTCGCCCGTGGGCAGCACGATGCGGAACTCGGCCTCGTACTCGCCGCACGTGTCGACGGCCGTCTGCAGCGCCCTCATCGTGCGGTCGGCGTCCGACGGGTGGATGCGGGCCCGGAACGCCTCGATGGTCTCGTCGAACGTGGTCCGGTCGTAGCCGAACAGCGAGACGAGCCGGTCGTCCCAGACCAGCCGACCGGTGCCGAGGTCCCAGTCGAAGCTGCCGATCTGCGCGGCGTCGATGGCCAGCTCGAAGCGGAGCCGGTGCGCCTCGAACTCCTTGGCCAGCGCGGCCAGCTCCAGCTCCGTGGCCACCGCGTCCCCGAGCTGCCGCAGCAGGGCCACGTCGTTGTCGCTCCAGGGCCGGGCGGCCCGGCTGGAGGCGAAGAGCACGCCCACGGGGGACCCGTCGAAGACCACCAGCGGAACGCCGAGGTAGGCCGCGATGACGCCCTCGCGGACGTGGGAGAAGCCGGCGAACCGCGGGTCCCGGGCAGCGTCGGGTACGACGAGCGGGTCCGGCGCCTCGAACGCGGTGGCGCTGAACGAGTCGGTCAGCGGCACCTGCCGCCCAGGGTGCCCGCGGGCATGCCGGTGGCGGCGGCCACGGTCGTGACGTCACCGACGAGGCACACCACCGTGGCGTCGGCCCGCAGCAGCCGCATCGCGATCCCGGTGAGCCGCTGGAGGCTCTCCGACCCCAGGGCGGTGGACTGCAGCCGCCGCACCGCGGCCATCCGCCCGTCGGGCACCGTGGCGGGTGACGGGGCGGCGCTCACGGGACCTTCCTTCCACACGGACATGCTCGGCACACGCCTCGACCGGCCCCCTTTGTCTCACATGGCAGATGGCCCGCCCGCACCGGAGGGTCCACGGGGAGTGACGGAGCGGTCCGCCACTCAGCGCCCGGCCGCGTACCCCGACATGCCGCGGGCGTTGGCCGCCGCTCGCAGGATCCCGGTCCCGGGGTCGCGGCTGACCGCCGAGAGCCGACCGAGGGTCCACGGGCCGGACACCGTCACGTCGTGCCCGCGGGCCCGCAGCGCGGCGACGACGTCCTCCCCGACGCGCGACTCGACCACGACCTCGCCGGGGCTCATGTCCCGGGGGTGGAAGGACGACGGGAAGCTGGTCGTGTGCCAGGCCGGCGCGTCGATCGCGGCCTGCAGGTCCAGGCCGTCGTCGGCGTGGGCGAGCCAGAAGCACAACTGCCACTGCTCCTGCTGGTCACCGCCGGGCGTGCCGAAGGCCAGGACGGCCTCCCCGCCGCGCAGGGCGAGAGACGGCGTGAGCGTGGTGCGCGGGCGCTTGCCGGGGGCGAGGGAGTTCGGCAGGCCGCGCTCGAGCCAGAACATCTGGGCGCGGGTGCCGAGGGGGAAGCCGAGCTCGGGGATGACCGGCGAGCTCTGCAGCCAGCCACCGGACGGCGTGGCCGAGACGAGGTTGCCCCAGCGGTCGCCCACGTCGACGTGGCAGGTGTCGCCGCGGGTCGTGCCGGTGCGGCTGACGGTCGGCTCCCCGGTGCCGGGGGCGGCGGGGGCCCTGCGGGTGTCCGCGCTGGCGGCCAGGGCGGGAAGCCGGGGCGGGCGCCCATCCGGGGAACCCGGCCGCAGGGCTTTGCTGGCCGTGTCCCCGATGAGCGCCCGCCTCTGGGCGGCGTACGGAGCGCTGAGCAGTTCGTGCAGCGGGACGTCGTCGACGTCCCCGTACCAGGCCTCGCGGTCGGCCATGGCCAGCTTGACCGCCTCGACGCTCGCATGGACCCGGTCAGCTCCCGCCGGTGGGACGTCGTCCAGCATCGCCAGCGCCTGGAGCAGCGCCGGACCCTGGGACCACGGCCCGGCCTTCGCGAGCGTCCACCCCTTCCGGTCCAGCGTGACCGGCGGCTCGTACGTCGGCGTCCAGCCGGCCAGGTCCTGCCCGGTCAGAAATCCGGAGTGCGGACGACCGGAGTCGTCCAGGACCGGATACCGGGTGAACCTGTCGATCGCCTCGGCGACGAATCCTTGCGACCAGGCGGACAGTGCCGCGTCGATCTGCGCCTCCCGGGAGGGTCCGCGCGCTGCGTCGAGCAGTCGGCGGTAGGTCGAGGCGAGAACCGAGTTGCGGAACAGTTCGCCGGTGCGGGGAAGAGCACCGTCGGAGGTGAGCCAGGTGGCGGCCGATGTGGGCCAGGAGGTGCGGAAGTGCTCGGAGACCGAGGCGACGGTCGCGGCCACCCGGGGAAGGAGAGGGTGACCGGTCTCGGCGTACTCGATGGCGTAGCGGAGGACGGCGTCCAACGGCTGGGTGCCGTGGTCGCGCAGCAGCGTCAGCCAGGCGCAGACGGCGCCCGGGACGGTGGCGGCGAGGAGGCCGGTGCCAGGTACGAGTTCGAGGCCCAGGTGCTCGAAGGCCTCGATCGTCGCCCCGGCGGGGGCGATCCCCTGACCGGACAGGAGAACGGGCCCGCCCGTGCCTCCACCGCTCCGGTCTCCGGCCGCGAAGAGGATCGGGACCTCGCCGCCGGGGCCGTTGAGGTGGGGCTCGACGACCTGGAGGGCGAAACCGGTGGCGACGGCGGCGTCGAACGCGTTCCCACCGCACTCGAGGACGGCCATGCCCGCTGCTGTGGCCAGCCAGTGGGTCGAGGCGACCATCCCGAACGTTCCCGCGAGCTCGGGCCGGGTGGTGAACACTCGGCCACCGTAGGTGCGGGTGGGACGACCTGCCGGGCGACGGGGGCCGGCCGGATGCGGCGGGGCGGCGCGGCCGTCGGGGACGTCGCGGCCGCCCTCGCCGGGCGGATCGTCGGGGTGCTGGGCATCTCCCGCAGCAGCACCGGGCCGTCGACCGTCCGGGCGGCGGCGCCGACCGTGGCCCGCCCCAGGCGAGGTACTCGCCGTGCGGGCCGGCACCCCAGAGCGCCACCCGGCGGACGAACCCCCGCAGCACCGACCCCGGCCGGTGCCTCGGGCTGGTGGAGCGCCAGGCGAGGTACTCGCCCTCGCGGCCGGCGCCCCAGAGGGCGGCCCGCCGGACGAGGACCTGGACGCGGCCGGGGGTGAGGGCGATGCGGACGACCGGGGCCGCCGTCGCCGACGGTGCCAGGGACGCCGGGGCCCGGCGTGCCATGGGTGCCGGCTGCACGGAACGGAGCGGGACCGTCCGGACCGCGCCGTTGCGCGCGCCCGGCCGGGCAGCGGCCGCACGCCGCGGCCGGGACATCGCGGGGGCCTCGTCCGCCCGGTCGAGGACGTCGATCAGGCCGGCCAGGGTCAACCCGCCGTCGCGGCGGGACAGGTCGGCGGACGCGCGCGCCGCGGCGGTCGGGAGGACCGTGTCGCTGCTCATCTCGCCTCCTGTGATGTCTGGTCCGCAGCCGGGGAAGGTGCTGCGGACAAGGAGAAAGGTAGGGACCGCGACGCCGTCCGACGCGCTTCTCCGACATTCGGCGGAAGGCGCGTGACCCAACCGTTGTGAAGCATTTCCGAGGCGCTCGGTG from Blastococcus sp. PRF04-17 encodes the following:
- a CDS encoding gamma-glutamyltransferase family protein; the encoded protein is MFTTRPELAGTFGMVASTHWLATAAGMAVLECGGNAFDAAVATGFALQVVEPHLNGPGGEVPILFAAGDRSGGGTGGPVLLSGQGIAPAGATIEAFEHLGLELVPGTGLLAATVPGAVCAWLTLLRDHGTQPLDAVLRYAIEYAETGHPLLPRVAATVASVSEHFRTSWPTSAATWLTSDGALPRTGELFRNSVLASTYRRLLDAARGPSREAQIDAALSAWSQGFVAEAIDRFTRYPVLDDSGRPHSGFLTGQDLAGWTPTYEPPVTLDRKGWTLAKAGPWSQGPALLQALAMLDDVPPAGADRVHASVEAVKLAMADREAWYGDVDDVPLHELLSAPYAAQRRALIGDTASKALRPGSPDGRPPRLPALAASADTRRAPAAPGTGEPTVSRTGTTRGDTCHVDVGDRWGNLVSATPSGGWLQSSPVIPELGFPLGTRAQMFWLERGLPNSLAPGKRPRTTLTPSLALRGGEAVLAFGTPGGDQQEQWQLCFWLAHADDGLDLQAAIDAPAWHTTSFPSSFHPRDMSPGEVVVESRVGEDVVAALRARGHDVTVSGPWTLGRLSAVSRDPGTGILRAAANARGMSGYAAGR
- a CDS encoding SpoIIE family protein phosphatase — protein: MPLTDSFSATAFEAPDPLVVPDAARDPRFAGFSHVREGVIAAYLGVPLVVFDGSPVGVLFASSRAARPWSDNDVALLRQLGDAVATELELAALAKEFEAHRLRFELAIDAAQIGSFDWDLGTGRLVWDDRLVSLFGYDRTTFDETIEAFRARIHPSDADRTMRALQTAVDTCGEYEAEFRIVLPTGETRWIAGRGRALAGDDGAAVRLVGAGFDTTSRRQADARVSRVLEAMSAAFFSLDREWRFSYVNREAVQLLQLRREDLLGSSIWELFPAAVGSDFEVQYRGAVESGEERVFEAYYPAPLNAWYEIRASPSPDGLSVYFLDITERRAADERARRGAERLAVIADVASAVSDALGETRGEQEAVQRLTRAVVPVLGDWVIASLVGEDGQLHDVASWHRDPELREAAARYARLRLAALQSTAPIVEALRSGQAMVVADVPAAVGNSLPPGEVSDAFRQLAPRTAVALSLQARGRTVGALSIYRGADRPIADADDIATAREVADRVALALDNSRLYDQQRRLAEDLQRSLLTAPPEPDHAEIVVRYRPAMRAAEVGGDWYDAFLQPSGATMVVIGDVVGHDTAAAAAMGQLRGMLRGIAYREGPGPAAVLTELDAAIQGLGMGTMATAAIARVEQTPEERAAGLTRLRWSNAGHPPPLLMHRDGRIEPLAASRAELMLGVDPTAHRTDSVVTVERGATLLLYTDGLVEGRDLPLDEGIARLRSALAELAGEPLSVLCDEVIERLRPAGLQDDIALVAIRLHREDRPRPAEAGPQQVPDLVDPAAPGH